From the Erythrolamprus reginae isolate rEryReg1 chromosome Z, rEryReg1.hap1, whole genome shotgun sequence genome, one window contains:
- the DBP gene encoding D site-binding protein — translation MTEEAAGSSDLAEKQVRKPRIPPVPAREDAFPSSEIANRIFPGLLRFSRRRQRSTKREEKPTIGGGGGGHLLELTAAPAFAATFTMAQGSPSLLSSPPPPPPPVAIGGPSSTMVSLKSLLQGPVKSPERRGTKDPSSCVIKDKERKMEDDLSVSRPGHCAYLGSLLWERTLPYNEIEYVDLDEFLLENGLPPSPAHQSYSPGSQPTASPSSGVVVDLSRPASCASSSSVCSSSGEGLVGSDYDQNCSKTGPITPVSRSTPSPVDPEAVEVLMNFNPDPADLALSSIPGHETFDPRKHRFSEEELKPQPIMKKARKIQVPDDQKDEKYWNRRYKNNEAAKRSRDARRLKENQITVRAAFLEKENAVLRQEVANIRQELTRYRSILSKYESQHGTL, via the exons ATGACAGAAGAAGCAGCGGGGAG CAGCGATCTGGCAGAGAAGCAGGTGCGAAAACCTCGGATTCCTCCGGTGCCCGCCCGAGAAGACGCTTTTCCCTCGTCGGAGATCGCGAACCGCATTTTTCCGGGGCTGCTAAGGTTTAGCCGGAGGAGGCAAAG GTCGACgaaaagagaggaaaaacccACCATCGGCGGCGGTGGCGGTGGGCATCTCCTGGAGTTAACTGCTGCTCCTGCCTTTGCCGCAACCTTCACCATGGCCCAAGGCAGCCCCAGTCTCctgtcttctcctcctcctcctcctcctccagtggCAATCGGAGGCCCCAGTTCCACTATGGTCAGTCTTAAGAGCCTCCTGCAAGGGCCGGTCAAGAGTCCTGAACGGCGGGGGACCAAAGATCCAAGCTCAT GTGTGATCAAAGACAAGGAACGTAAAATGGAGGACGATCTGAGTGTGTCAAGACCCGGGCATTGTGCATACCTGGGGTCCCTGCTGTGGGAACGCACCTTGCCCTACAATGAGATCGAATACGTCGACTTGGATGAGTTTTTGCTGGAAAATGGTTTGCCCCCAAGCCCAGCCCATCAATCCTATTCCCCAGGCagccagcccaccgcctcgcctTCCAGTGGGGTAGTGGTGGATCTTAGTCGGCCTGCTTCTTGTGCGTCATCGTCTTCGGTCTGTTCTTCGTCCGGTGAAGGTCTAGTTGGCAGTGATTATGACCAAAACTGCAGCAAGACAG GTCCTATCACACCAGTATCCCGAAGCACACCCAGTCCGGTAGACCCTGAGGCGGTGGAGGTCCTCATGAACTTTAACCCTGACCCTGCTGATTTGGCATTGTCCAGCATTCCTGGCCATGAGACCTTTGACCCTCGCAAGCATCGGTTCTCAGAAGAGGAACTTAAGCCCCAGCCGATCATGAAAAAAGCTCGGAAAATACAGGTTCCCGACGATCAGAAG GATGAAAAATATTGGAACAGGCGGTACAAGAACAATGAGGCAGCGAAACGCTCCAGAGATGCCCGCCGCCTGAAAGAGAACCAAATCACCGTCCGGGCAGCGTTTTTGGAGAAGGAGAACGCGGTCCTTCGGCAAGAGGTGGCCAATATCCGCCAGGAACTAACCCGCTACCGCAGCATCCTCTCTAAATATGAATCTCAGCACGGCACCTTGTAA